The genomic region TTCATCCTCGCCGCCGCCGGTTCGGCGGTCGGGCTGGGCAACATCTGGCGCTTCCCCTACCTGACCTCGGACAACGGCGGCGGCGCCTTCGTGCTGGTCTATCTGGCCTGCATCGTCCTGGTCGGACTGCCGATCCTGATCGCCGAGGTGCTGATCGGCCGCCACGGGCGCATGAGCCCGATCAACACCCTGCGCAAGATTTCGCGCGAGGAAGGCAGCAGCCGCGGCTGGGTCGCCATCGGCTGGATGGGGATCGTCGCCGGGGTACTGATCCTGAGTTTCTACAGCGTGGTCGCCGGCTGGACCCTGCACTACGCCTGGTTGTACCTGAAACACCTGTTCGGCGGCGCCGGCATCACCGATCCCGCGGCGACGTTCTCGGCCTTGTTGTCGAACCCGCTGGAGCTGACCTTCTGGCATGCACTGTTCATGCTCCTGACTACGGTGGTGGTAGCGCTGGGTGTGGAACAGGGACTGGAACGCGCGGTCCGCTTCCTGATGCCGGCGCTGCTGCTGTTGCTGCTGTTGCTGGTCGGCTATGGCCTGACCACCGGCCACTTCGGCGAGGCGCTGGCGTTCCTGTTCAAGCCGGACTTCTCGCGCATCACCGGCGGTGTGTTCCTGAGCGCGATGGGCCAGGCCTTCTTCACCCTCAGCCTGGGCATGGCGACGATGATGACCTACGGCGCCTACCTGCCGCGCGAGGGCATCTCGATCCCGCGCACGGTGGCCGCGGTCGCGCTGACCGACACCTCGATCGCCCTGCTCGCCGGCATGGCGATCTTCCCGATCGTGATCACTTTCGGTCTCGATCCGGCCGGCGGCGGTCCCGGCCTGATCTTCGCCTCGCTGCCACTGGCGTTCGAGGCGATGGCGTTCGGCACCGTGTACGGCCTGCTGTTCTTCGGCCTGCTTGCGATCGCGGCATGGACATCGTCGATCTCGCTGCTGGAGCCTGGCACAGCGTTCCTGAGCGAGAAGTTCGGGATCAAGAACCGCAAGGGCGCGGCGCTGTTGCTTGCCGGCCTGTCCTGGGCGGTCGGCCTGCTGTCGGTGCTGTCGCTGAACCTGTGGTCGGGGTGAGGTTCCCCGCCGACATGAACGTGCTCGGCGGCAAGAACATCATGGATTTCGTCGAGTTCCTCGCCAACGATCTGATGCTGCCGCTGGGCGGCCTGTTGATCTCCCTGTTCGCCGGCTGGGCACTGAGCCGCAAGGTGCTGCGCAGCGAGCTGTCCGAGATGCCGGAGTGGATGTTCGTGGCGCTGCGCTGGGTGCTGCGCGTCCTCGCCCCGCTGCTGGTGCTGATCGTGCTGATCCGCGCAGTGATCTGAAGCCAGCTTCATTGACGCATGCGCCAATGAAGCTCCCAAAGTTTGCGTTGCAAACCTTGGGCTCCAGGCCATGCTTCCAATCCCCCGCTCGCGCCTACGGCGCGAGCCGCCCCCTTACCAAGGGGGCTTGAAGCGCCGGCCAACTGTCCAGAAGCCGGTGGCCATGGGTTTGCGGGACCTTCGGAGGCAGGATGCCGACGATGAGCCTACATGGACGTACTTGCGGCGTGTCCCGCAAACCCATGGCCACCGGCTTCCCCCGAGCATGTCATCGCGTCCGCTAGAATTGTCGGCATGAGCGCCCTCCCTTACGACCCCGCCCGCCTCGCCCACTGCGCGGGCGAACTGATCGTCAACATCCGCGAGCTGTCCGAGCGTGGCTGGACCCCGGCCACCAGCAGCAACTTCTCGCAGCGGATGGACGAGCGCCACGTCGCCATCACCGTTTCCGGCCGCGACAAGGGGCGGCTGGTCGAAGACGACATCATGGTCGTCGACCTCGACGGCAGGCCGGTCGCGACGGACAAGAAATCCTCGGCCGAAACGCTGCTGCACACCCAGCTTTACAAGCGCTTCCCGGAGACAGGCTGCGTCCTGCATACCCATTCGCTGGTCCAGACCGTGGCCTCGCGCCTGTACGCCGGAGCCGGGCATGTCCACCTGGAAGGCTACGAGCTGCTGAAAGCCTTCACCGGCAATACCACCCATGAAACCGCGATCGAGCTGCCGGTACTGCCCAACAGCCAGGACATGTCGACCCTGGCCGCACAGGTCGACTGCCTGCTCGACCAGCAGACCCTGTGGGGCTACCTCATCGATGGCCATGGCCTGTACGCCTGGGGCCGCGACATGGCCGAGGCCCGCCGCCACCTTGAGGCATTCGAGTTCCTGCTCGCCGCCGAACTTGAGTTGAGGAAGCTGAGATGAGCCGCCTGCGCATTTTTTCCGACACCGATCCCGCCAATCCGCACCTGACCACCTCGGACCATGCCGGGATGGCCGCCGAACTGGCCCGCATCAACGTCGCCTTCGAACAATGGGAAGCCGACCAGCCGGTCAAGCCGGGCGACCCGCCCGAAGCGATCATGGCCGCCTATCGCGCCGACATAGACCGCCTTGTTTCCGAGCACGGTTTCAAGACCGTCGACGTGGTCAGCATCGCACCGGACAATCCGCAGAAGGAGGCGATGCGGAGCAAGTTCCTCGACGAACACTTCCACAAGGAAGACGAGGTCCGCTTCTTCGTCGCCGGCTCGGGCCTGTTCACCCTGCACGTCGACGACAAGGTCTACGAAGTGCTGTGCGAGGCCGGCGACCTGATCGCGGTACCGGACGGCACCACCCACTGGTTCGACATGGGGCCGGAACCGAGCTTCATCGCGATCCGTTTCTTCACCGAGCCCGATGGCTGGGTCGGCCATTTCACCGGCACCGACATCGCACAGAAGTTCCCGCGCTACGAGCGCGGGCAGGCGGTCTGAATGTCCGCGCCCAAGGCCATCCTCACCGACATCGAAGGCACGACCAGCAGCATCTCCTTCGTCAAGGACGTGCTGTTCCCCTACGCGCGACGTGCCCTGCCCCGCTTCGTCGAGATGCACGGCAAGGAACCGGCGGTGCGCAAATGGCTCGACACCGTCGCCACCGACAATGGCGGCATGTGCAGCGACCACATGGTCGTCGAGGTGCTGCAAGGCTGGATCGATGAAGACCGCAAGCACACCGCGCTGAAGGCATTGCAGGGCATGGTCTGGGCCGATGGCTATCGCAGCGCCGACTTCACCGCCCACATCTACCCGGACGCCGCCGAGATGCTGCAGGCGTGGCACGCGGCCGGGCTGCCGCTGTACGTCTATTCCTCCGGCAGCGTGCCGGCGCAACGGCTGTTCTTCGGCCACAGCGACGCCGGCGACCTGACGCCGCTGTTCTCGGGCTGGTTCGATACCGAGATCGGCGGCAAGCGCGAAGCGCAGAGCTACCGCAACATCGTCGACAGCATCGGCCTCCCGGCTGGCGAGATCCTGTTCCTGTCGGACGTGGTCGAGGAACTCGACGCCGCGCGCGAGGCCGGGCTGCAGACCGCCCTGCTCGACCGCCGCGAGGACTATCCGCAACCACGCGAAGGCGAAGCCACCCACGGCCACCCGCGCCACGAGTCGTTCTCCGGGATCGTGCCCGCAGCCTCGTAACCCGGGCAGGGCGAAGCCGCACCCGGGCTACGAATCAAGGCTCGGCGTCTTCCAGACGATAGACCGTACTCGCGCGCTGCTCGCCCTGCCAGCGGTCGAAGGCGCGCACCTCGATGCGATGTTCACCGACCGGCAGGTCGGTCGGCAGTGCGGCGCGCCACAGATGCGGCGAAGGCTTGGCTTCCGGGGCGCGGTCGTAGCCACGCAGTGTGGCGGAGGCATCGTCGGCGACATTGATCGCCAGGATCCGAGGGTCGGGTTTCACGACGTGCTGCATCGGTTCCCATGCGCCACCGTCGATGCGGAACTCGACACGGGTGTCGGCATCGCCCATGAACACATTCGCATGCACCCCGAAACCGGGCCAGGCGCCGCGACGCAGCACCTTCGGTGCATGCAGCGCCATCGCGTCGGACAGTCCTTCCTGCGGCCCGCGCCTCGCGACCTTCCACTGCAGTGAATAGCCGCCATCGGCCGCCACCTGCATCCGCGCATGACCGTTGGGGGTACCGTCGCTCATGGTGGTATCGGGAATGCCGTCGGCGTCCTTCACGCCCGACCAGAACGAGCCGCAGGTGGCACCAACGT from Lysobacter alkalisoli harbors:
- a CDS encoding sodium-dependent transporter — its product is MEKTSIHGMWSSRLMFILAAAGSAVGLGNIWRFPYLTSDNGGGAFVLVYLACIVLVGLPILIAEVLIGRHGRMSPINTLRKISREEGSSRGWVAIGWMGIVAGVLILSFYSVVAGWTLHYAWLYLKHLFGGAGITDPAATFSALLSNPLELTFWHALFMLLTTVVVALGVEQGLERAVRFLMPALLLLLLLLVGYGLTTGHFGEALAFLFKPDFSRITGGVFLSAMGQAFFTLSLGMATMMTYGAYLPREGISIPRTVAAVALTDTSIALLAGMAIFPIVITFGLDPAGGGPGLIFASLPLAFEAMAFGTVYGLLFFGLLAIAAWTSSISLLEPGTAFLSEKFGIKNRKGAALLLAGLSWAVGLLSVLSLNLWSG
- a CDS encoding methylthioribulose 1-phosphate dehydratase, with amino-acid sequence MSALPYDPARLAHCAGELIVNIRELSERGWTPATSSNFSQRMDERHVAITVSGRDKGRLVEDDIMVVDLDGRPVATDKKSSAETLLHTQLYKRFPETGCVLHTHSLVQTVASRLYAGAGHVHLEGYELLKAFTGNTTHETAIELPVLPNSQDMSTLAAQVDCLLDQQTLWGYLIDGHGLYAWGRDMAEARRHLEAFEFLLAAELELRKLR
- a CDS encoding 1,2-dihydroxy-3-keto-5-methylthiopentene dioxygenase, producing MSRLRIFSDTDPANPHLTTSDHAGMAAELARINVAFEQWEADQPVKPGDPPEAIMAAYRADIDRLVSEHGFKTVDVVSIAPDNPQKEAMRSKFLDEHFHKEDEVRFFVAGSGLFTLHVDDKVYEVLCEAGDLIAVPDGTTHWFDMGPEPSFIAIRFFTEPDGWVGHFTGTDIAQKFPRYERGQAV
- the mtnC gene encoding acireductone synthase, with translation MSAPKAILTDIEGTTSSISFVKDVLFPYARRALPRFVEMHGKEPAVRKWLDTVATDNGGMCSDHMVVEVLQGWIDEDRKHTALKALQGMVWADGYRSADFTAHIYPDAAEMLQAWHAAGLPLYVYSSGSVPAQRLFFGHSDAGDLTPLFSGWFDTEIGGKREAQSYRNIVDSIGLPAGEILFLSDVVEELDAAREAGLQTALLDRREDYPQPREGEATHGHPRHESFSGIVPAAS